A genomic region of Podarcis raffonei isolate rPodRaf1 chromosome 13, rPodRaf1.pri, whole genome shotgun sequence contains the following coding sequences:
- the LIMD2 gene encoding LIM domain-containing protein 2, with translation MFQAKGPASTASANEAKSNSGASTVQRSKSFSLKAQVKETCSACQKTVYPMERLVADKFVFHNSCFCCKHCHTKLSLGSYAALHGEFYCKPHFQQLFKSKGNYDEGFGRKQHKQLWLQKEVENGTDTA, from the exons ATGTTCCAAGCCAAGGGACCAGCCAGTACAGCCTCTGCTAAT GAGGCAAAGAGCAACTCAGGGGCATCCACCGTGCAGAGATCCAAG TCTTTCAGCTTGAAGGCCCAGGTGAAGGAGACATGCAGTGCCTGCCAGAAAACTGTCTATCCCATGGAGCGCCTCGTGGCCGATAAATTTGTCTTCCACAACAGCTGTTTCTGTTGCAAGCACTGCCACACCAAGCTCAG TTTGGGTAGTTATGCAGCTCTACACGGGGAATTCTACTGCAAGCCACACTTCCAGCAGCTATTCAAGAGCAAAGGCAACTATGACGAGGGCTTTGGGCGCAAGCAACACAAGCAACTCTGGTTGCAGAAAGAGGTGGAGAACGGGACCGATACAGCATGA